From a single Lytechinus variegatus isolate NC3 chromosome 9, Lvar_3.0, whole genome shotgun sequence genomic region:
- the LOC121420937 gene encoding bombesin receptor-activated protein C6orf89 homolog: MAERQPRTRTQILKESVEEKINHFKNLASQQGLTRSDIDDCIILALKANKRQSKPASKLWRNLAQGTIIFSVILLCLWVVIINHKPTKQFFELLFFKTSYPVMRAVRLLSLPLARRVDLSYIYYSECALPNPLYHGATDFPDCYPCTVVSSIEVIEGASGYFSFGRPFMFKDPKVNQFTYDELQTWHSKNQKIFSQTRADHIQSSNPFVHSTADVFTEERVEDDLEQSPFSFEWRVASAGSVRLVRNLCGKPSFIPSGSEVIPEMFLVIDSSSSYPHNMPKPSFPGYAWISQSHGSREIVLSPVPQCKNNCTDVSLLLEPGNVLFLDTRYWELQSFPFGDGGISVSCLGSFA; encoded by the exons ATGGCAGAACGCCAGCCACGTACCCGGACGCAAATTCTAAAGGAGAGTGTGGAGGAGAAAATCAACCACTTCAAAAACCTTGCAAGCCAACAAGGTCTGACAAGATCCGACATCGATGACTGCATCATTTTAGCACTCAAGGCTAACAAAAGACAGTCAAAACCGGCTTCAAAATTATGGAGAAATCTAGCTCAAGGGACAATCATCTTTTCAGTCATCTTGCTCTGTCTATGGGTTGTAATCATTAACCACAAACCAACCAAGCAATTCTTTGAACTCCTGTTTTTTAAGACGTCTTATCCGGTAATGAGAGCTGTTCGATTGTTAAGTCTACCTCTTGCAAGGAGGGTCGATTTAAGTT ACATCTATTACTCAGAATGTGCCTTACCGAACCCCCTGTATCATGGTGCTACTGATTTTCCCGACTGCTATCCATGCACAGTTGTGTCTAGTATTGAAGTCATCGAAGGTGCTTCAGGCTATTTTAGTTTCGGACGTCCTTTCATGTTTAAG GATCCAAAAGTCAATCAGTTCACATATGACGAGCTACAGACATGGCACAGTAAAAACCAGAAGATTTTCAGCCAAACCAGAGCGGATCATATTCAATCTTCCAATCCATTTGTGCATTCAACAGCTGATGTATTTACAGAAGAGAGAGTTGAGGATGATCTTGAACAGTCTCCATTTTCATTTGAGTG GAGAGTAGCCAGTGCTGGTAGTGTGCGTCTGGTAAGGAACCTTTGTGGTAAACCGAGCTTTATTCCTTCTGGGTCAGAGGTCATTCCTGAGATGTTCCTCGTCATCGATTCTTCCTCATCTTATCCTCATAATATG CCTAAACCGTCTTTCCCTGGCTATGCCTGGATATCACAATCTCACGGATCAAGAGAGATAGTCTTGTCTCCAGTCCCACAATGCAAGAACAACTGCACGGACGTCTCACTCTTACTGGAACCCGGCAATGTTT TGTTCCTTGATACAAGATACTGGGAGCTTCAGTCCTTTCCATTCGGAGATGGCGGCATCAGCGTGTCCTGTCTTGGCTCCTTTGCATGA